A region of Buchnera aphidicola (Nurudea yanoniella) DNA encodes the following proteins:
- a CDS encoding ribose-phosphate pyrophosphokinase, with translation MSDMKLFSGNAVPNLAKSIATRLYMNLGNASIGKFSDGEISVQINENVRGNDVFIIQSTCHPTNDNLMELIVMVDALRRASAGRITAVIPYFGYARQDRRVRSARVPITAKVIADFFSSIGIDRVLTVDLHAEQIQGFFDVPVDNVFGSLILLEDMLQIDLKNPIVVSPDIGGVVRARAIAKLLHDTDMAIIDKRRPNANVSQVMHIIGDVSNRDCILVDDMIDTGGTLCKAAEALKDRGAKRVFAYATHPIFSGNAVENLKNSNIDEVIVCDTIPLSKNIQMLPNVRTLTLSGMLSEAIRRISNEESISAMFEH, from the coding sequence ATGTCTGATATGAAATTATTTTCAGGAAATGCAGTTCCAAATTTAGCGAAATCTATTGCTACCCGACTTTACATGAATTTAGGAAATGCATCAATAGGAAAGTTCAGCGATGGAGAAATTAGCGTTCAAATTAATGAAAATGTTCGTGGAAATGACGTATTTATTATTCAGTCAACCTGTCATCCTACTAATGATAATCTTATGGAACTAATAGTTATGGTTGATGCTTTGAGACGAGCATCTGCAGGAAGAATTACAGCTGTAATCCCTTATTTTGGTTATGCCAGACAAGATAGACGAGTACGTTCAGCTCGAGTTCCAATTACTGCCAAAGTAATAGCAGATTTCTTTTCTAGTATCGGAATAGACAGAGTTCTTACAGTAGATCTTCATGCTGAACAAATTCAAGGATTTTTTGACGTTCCTGTAGATAATGTTTTTGGAAGCTTAATTTTGCTAGAAGACATGCTACAAATAGATCTTAAAAATCCTATAGTCGTATCTCCAGATATAGGAGGTGTTGTAAGAGCACGCGCTATTGCAAAATTACTACATGATACAGATATGGCAATTATCGATAAAAGAAGACCTAATGCAAATGTGTCACAAGTTATGCATATAATCGGAGATGTTTCTAATCGCGATTGTATTTTAGTTGATGATATGATTGATACTGGAGGAACATTATGTAAAGCTGCTGAAGCTCTAAAAGACAGAGGAGCTAAACGCGTCTTTGCATATGCCACACATCCTATTTTTTCAGGAAATGCTGTTGAAAATTTAAAAAATTCAAATATTGATGAAGTAATAGTATGTGATACTATTCCTTTATCAAAAAATATTCAAATGCTCCCGAATGTAAGGACACTAACACTTTCTGGAATGTTATCAGAAGCTATTAGAAGAATTAGTAACGAAGAGTCTATATCTGCTATGTTTGAACATTAA
- the folC gene encoding bifunctional tetrahydrofolate synthase/dihydrofolate synthase: MNVNKNRSFFEWINYIKEFRFDVQKNHFKNIVYVAKKLGILNSNMFIYIVGGTNGKGTTCYILEKILLKHGYKVGLYTSPHLFRYTERVRINGVELEEDLHIISFNNVEIARGTLFLTYYDFITLSALYLFKHSKLDIIILEVGLGGRLDATNVITPNISVITNISLDHIEILGNNRHLISIEKIGILRSRKIAIISETNFSRVAKKIVYKNNVKIRLIHQDWFYKKYNNFWSFMNKYHCFLNLPLPNVPLVNAATALAAISESEIVLNKYIIKNCFQDISIPGRFQVLSYNPKIILDVAHNSCAVNYLFGKLVNMKVLGKIYVIIGLLKGKDILNIVTPLVTIVSFWYCVRLNTKRSISPRKIVQFLPINSSEICVNIEYAWRKVQNIVSINDVILIFGSFFTVREIYKFLIN; encoded by the coding sequence ATGAATGTAAATAAAAATAGATCGTTTTTTGAGTGGATTAATTATATTAAAGAATTTCGTTTTGATGTTCAAAAAAATCATTTTAAAAATATCGTTTATGTTGCTAAAAAATTAGGTATATTAAATTCTAATATGTTTATTTATATAGTAGGAGGAACTAATGGAAAAGGAACAACGTGTTATATTTTAGAAAAAATTTTATTAAAACATGGATATAAAGTTGGATTATATACTTCTCCACATTTATTTCGATATACTGAACGAGTACGCATTAATGGGGTTGAGCTGGAAGAAGATTTGCATATTATTTCGTTTAATAATGTTGAAATAGCAAGAGGTACATTATTTTTAACTTATTATGATTTTATTACTTTATCTGCTTTATATTTATTTAAACATAGTAAATTAGATATCATTATTTTAGAAGTAGGTTTAGGAGGTAGATTAGATGCAACGAATGTAATTACTCCTAATATTTCTGTTATTACGAATATAAGTTTGGATCATATCGAAATATTAGGAAATAATCGACATTTGATTAGTATTGAAAAAATTGGAATTTTAAGAAGTAGAAAAATAGCAATAATTTCTGAAACAAATTTTTCGAGAGTAGCAAAAAAAATTGTTTATAAAAATAATGTAAAAATTAGATTAATACATCAGGATTGGTTTTATAAAAAATACAATAATTTCTGGTCTTTTATGAATAAATATCATTGTTTTTTAAATCTTCCTTTGCCAAATGTTCCTTTAGTTAATGCTGCTACTGCGTTAGCAGCAATTTCTGAATCAGAAATTGTTTTAAATAAGTATATTATTAAAAATTGTTTTCAAGATATATCAATTCCTGGTCGGTTTCAAGTATTATCTTATAATCCAAAAATAATTTTAGATGTAGCACATAATAGTTGCGCAGTAAATTATTTATTTGGAAAATTAGTTAATATGAAAGTTTTAGGAAAGATATATGTTATAATAGGATTATTAAAAGGTAAAGATATATTAAACATTGTTACTCCATTAGTTACAATAGTAAGTTTTTGGTATTGTGTTAGATTAAATACGAAAAGAAGTATTTCTCCTAGAAAAATAGTGCAATTTCTTCCAATTAATTCTTCTGAAATATGCGTTAATATTGAGTATGCCTGGAGAAAAGTTCAAAATATTGTAAGTATTAATGACGTGATTTTAATATTTGGATCTTTTTTTACAGTGAGAGAAATATATAAATTTTTAATAAATTAA